The Pelodiscus sinensis isolate JC-2024 chromosome 30, ASM4963464v1, whole genome shotgun sequence genome has a window encoding:
- the LOC102444467 gene encoding granzyme H-like yields MAYLYIRGANEKICGGFLVAEDFVLTAAHCQGEEVTVYLGAHNVHQPEDTRQEITVQLQTPHENYNKANLHNDIMLLQLKSNAELNSWVEIVKLPNVKEKVKPYTVCSIAGWGFTSTESSLYPDTLQEVEVQVMPDAACPRKPVWLYGHYNPKTMMCVGNPSYCRDSAQGDSGGPLVCDDTAQGIVSWGPCKAPGVHTKISAFLPWINDTMRRLRDRPRL; encoded by the exons ATGGCCTATCTGTATATACGAGGGGCAAATGAGAAAATCTGCGGCGGGTTCCTGGTGGCGGAGGATTTTGTGCTGACGGCCGCTCACTGCCAGGGAGA AGAGGTCACTGTGTACCTGGGAGCCCACAACGTCCACCAGCCAGAGGACACAAGACAAGAAATCACTGTGCAGCTCCAGACACCCCATGAAAATTACAACAAGGCTAACCTACACAATGACATCATGTTGCTCCAG CTGAAGTCCAATGCGGAGCTGAACAGCTGGGTTGAGATAGTGAAGCTGCCGAATGTGAAAGAGAAAGTGAAGCCTTACACCGTGTGCAGCATCGCTGGCTGGGGCTTCACCAGCACAGAGAGTTCCTTATACCCAGACACGCTCCAGGAGGTGGAGGTGCAGGTGATGCCGGATGCCGCATGTCCGAGGAAACCTGTTTGGCTCTATGGTCACTACAACCCCAAGACCATGATGTGTGTGGGGAACCCCTCCTACTGCAGGGACTCTGCCCAG GGCGACTCCGGGGGGCCCCTGGTGTGTGATGACACAGCCCAGGGCATCGTCTCCTGGGGGCCTTGCAAAGCTCCCGGCGTCCACACGAaaatctccgccttcctcccctGGATAAACGACACAATGAGGAGGCTGCGGGACAGACCCCGGCTGTGA